The following proteins are co-located in the Pedobacter sp. FW305-3-2-15-E-R2A2 genome:
- the efp gene encoding elongation factor P, which translates to MAKASEIKVGNILRFNNELVTVTEILHRTPGKGGAFYLGKFRNIKTGKIVEARLGTDEAVEICRVETNDYQYLYEEGDYFVVMDNTSFEQFSVAKALFGPSAKFIKEGMDVIVSFESEEPIMAQAPNFVELEITYAEPAVKGDTSSGALKMVTTENGVELKVPLFVNQGDKVKVDTRTGEYVERVK; encoded by the coding sequence ATGGCAAAGGCATCTGAAATTAAAGTAGGAAATATTTTACGTTTCAACAACGAACTGGTAACGGTTACTGAAATCTTACATCGTACACCAGGTAAAGGTGGAGCTTTCTACTTAGGTAAATTTCGTAACATCAAAACAGGCAAAATCGTAGAGGCCCGTTTAGGAACCGATGAGGCAGTTGAAATTTGCCGTGTAGAAACTAATGACTATCAATATCTATATGAAGAAGGTGATTATTTTGTAGTAATGGACAATACCTCTTTCGAGCAGTTCAGCGTTGCAAAAGCATTATTCGGACCATCAGCGAAATTTATAAAAGAAGGAATGGATGTGATCGTTTCTTTCGAAAGTGAAGAACCAATCATGGCTCAGGCTCCAAATTTCGTGGAACTGGAAATTACTTATGCAGAACCAGCGGTTAAAGGTGATACTTCTTCAGGTGCTTTGAAAATGGTGACTACCGAGAATGGTGTGGAACTGAAAGTACCTTTGTTTGTAAACCAAGGTGATAAAGTAAAAGTAGATACCCGCACGGGAGAATACGTGGAGCGCGTGAAATAA
- a CDS encoding glycoside hydrolase family 78 protein, protein MNLYFKKSLSLFLPILFTLPSIGQTKGLLTAKPGALQCEYLVNPIGIDALKPRLSWLMTDSRQGAKQTAYRIVVGKDSIAVSKKKGDSWDSGKTKSAAALLNYAGDPLNAFTKYFWTVELWDKDGKLAGKGPVASFETGMLTADNWKGAWISDGNDVNKRPAPYFRKTFEPSKQVKSARAYIVAAGLYELYLNGKKVGNHRLDPMYTRFDKRNLYVSYDVTAQLKKGSNAIGVLLGNGWYNHQAMAVWNFDKAAWRARPAFCMDLRITYTDGTTAVITSDKDWKTSLSPIISNNIYTAEHYDFRLEQPGWNTADFDDRKWAPVVLRKAPSELVVSQAMQPIRNVKEIPVKSMKKFDDTTYVFDLGQNISGVTKIKVKGAEGTVLRLKHGERLYANGRVDLSNIDVYYRPKDQTDPFQTDIITLSGKGELEFMPKFNYKGFQYVEVTSSKPIELNKESITGYFMHSDVAPKGKISSSNPLIDRLWWATNNSYLSNLMGYPTDCPQREKNGWTGDGHFAIETGLFNFDGITVYEKWLADHRDEQKPNGVLPDIIPTGGWGYGTANGTDWTSTIAIIPWNIYLFYGDSQLLADSYGSMKKYVNYITQISPNGLTTFGRGDWVPVKSKSDLEYTSSTYYFVDATILYKTAKLLNKQADYEYYLALAEKIKTSINNKYFNPETGIYASGVQTELSVALQWGLVPEGLKLKVAENLAKRVAADGMHLDVGVLGAKAILNALSDNGQAETAYKLAAQDTYPSWGWWIVNGATTLYENWDIKAERDISLNHMMFGEIGGWFFKGLGGIHPDEQQPGFKRIQLRPNFVSGLEHFKAEHDGPYGKIISAWKRSGNKVIYTVTIPANSDAVVNFPVTPGKKVYRNGKVIAPKITISAGVYQFEIA, encoded by the coding sequence ATGAACCTTTATTTCAAGAAATCTCTTTCCTTATTCCTTCCGATACTGTTTACATTACCCTCAATAGGACAGACAAAAGGCTTGTTGACGGCAAAACCTGGCGCTTTACAATGTGAATACCTCGTCAATCCGATAGGCATTGATGCGCTAAAACCACGTTTATCCTGGTTGATGACCGATTCCCGTCAGGGTGCTAAACAAACAGCTTATCGAATTGTGGTTGGAAAGGATTCGATAGCCGTCAGTAAAAAGAAGGGAGATTCCTGGGATTCAGGGAAAACAAAATCCGCGGCTGCGCTGCTCAACTATGCCGGTGACCCCCTGAATGCGTTTACCAAATATTTCTGGACAGTAGAGCTCTGGGACAAAGATGGAAAATTAGCGGGTAAAGGGCCAGTTGCAAGTTTTGAAACCGGTATGCTGACGGCAGACAACTGGAAAGGTGCCTGGATCAGTGATGGAAACGATGTCAATAAACGCCCTGCCCCCTATTTCAGAAAAACATTTGAACCTTCAAAACAGGTTAAATCTGCCCGGGCATATATCGTTGCAGCAGGATTATACGAGTTGTACCTGAATGGCAAAAAAGTAGGCAATCACCGTCTGGATCCGATGTATACCCGTTTTGACAAAAGAAATTTATACGTGTCCTATGATGTAACTGCCCAGTTGAAAAAAGGCAGCAACGCCATTGGTGTGCTTTTAGGAAATGGCTGGTACAATCATCAGGCAATGGCTGTATGGAATTTTGATAAAGCCGCCTGGAGGGCAAGACCGGCTTTTTGTATGGACCTGAGAATTACTTATACCGATGGAACGACTGCAGTGATTACTTCGGATAAGGACTGGAAAACCAGTTTAAGTCCGATTATATCGAATAACATTTATACTGCAGAGCATTATGACTTCCGTCTGGAACAACCGGGATGGAATACCGCAGACTTTGACGACCGTAAATGGGCGCCTGTTGTACTTAGAAAAGCGCCTTCAGAACTGGTGGTCAGTCAGGCCATGCAGCCCATCCGGAATGTGAAAGAAATCCCGGTTAAATCGATGAAAAAGTTCGATGATACGACTTATGTTTTTGACCTTGGTCAGAATATATCCGGGGTAACAAAAATCAAGGTTAAGGGAGCAGAAGGCACTGTTCTTCGTTTAAAACATGGGGAACGTCTGTATGCCAATGGCCGAGTTGACCTTTCCAATATTGATGTTTACTACCGTCCTAAAGATCAAACTGACCCTTTTCAAACCGATATCATTACCTTATCAGGAAAAGGAGAACTGGAATTCATGCCTAAATTTAATTACAAAGGCTTCCAATATGTAGAGGTGACCAGCAGTAAACCGATTGAACTGAACAAGGAAAGTATTACCGGTTACTTTATGCATAGCGATGTGGCGCCAAAAGGCAAAATCAGCTCTTCTAATCCATTAATAGACCGATTGTGGTGGGCAACCAACAATTCCTATTTATCTAACCTCATGGGCTACCCTACCGACTGCCCGCAACGGGAAAAGAATGGCTGGACCGGTGATGGACATTTCGCCATAGAAACCGGACTGTTTAATTTCGACGGGATCACGGTTTATGAGAAATGGCTGGCAGACCATCGGGATGAACAAAAGCCCAATGGTGTACTTCCGGATATTATTCCTACGGGAGGCTGGGGTTATGGAACGGCAAACGGAACCGACTGGACCAGCACGATAGCCATCATTCCATGGAACATCTACCTTTTTTATGGGGATAGTCAGCTGCTTGCAGACAGTTATGGAAGTATGAAAAAGTATGTGAATTACATCACACAAATCAGTCCGAATGGCCTGACTACCTTTGGCCGGGGCGATTGGGTGCCGGTAAAATCAAAATCAGACCTGGAGTATACTTCCTCGACCTATTACTTCGTGGACGCGACCATTCTCTATAAAACGGCCAAACTGTTGAACAAACAAGCGGACTACGAGTATTACCTTGCGCTCGCTGAAAAGATCAAGACTTCTATTAATAATAAATATTTTAATCCTGAAACCGGGATCTATGCTTCTGGCGTACAAACAGAATTGAGCGTAGCCTTGCAATGGGGACTCGTACCGGAAGGACTTAAACTCAAAGTTGCAGAGAACCTGGCCAAAAGAGTGGCGGCAGATGGCATGCACCTGGATGTTGGAGTACTTGGTGCAAAGGCGATATTAAATGCGCTCAGCGACAATGGGCAAGCAGAAACGGCCTATAAATTAGCGGCACAGGATACCTACCCTTCCTGGGGATGGTGGATTGTAAACGGAGCCACTACCCTTTATGAAAACTGGGACATCAAAGCGGAAAGAGACATCTCTTTAAACCATATGATGTTTGGGGAAATTGGCGGATGGTTTTTTAAGGGGTTGGGCGGTATCCATCCGGATGAGCAGCAGCCTGGCTTTAAGCGGATCCAGCTCCGCCCTAATTTTGTATCGGGATTGGAGCATTTCAAAGCGGAACATGATGGGCCTTATGGTAAAATTATCTCGGCATGGAAAAGATCAGGAAACAAGGTGATTTATACGGTTACCATTCCAGCCAATTCGGATGCAGTGGTTAATTTTCCGGTAACGCCCGGTAAAAAAGTATACCGAAACGGGAAGGTTATTGCACCGAAGATTACAATCAGTGCAGGAGTTTATCAATTTGAAATCGCTTAA
- a CDS encoding DUF6443 domain-containing protein, whose amino-acid sequence MKKKLLLSTLLLWLASGMVYAQQPDIELSSYTKQSEIRATKSITLKPGFHIPLGDTVRIYIGTNFRECVDLLSVPSTNQNYILTRTFKVPDVKTDADLKVQRKVCDENQSIQYFDGLGRPLQTISVQGSPAFRDIVQPVAYDAFGREAKKYLPYVSTVAASNGSFKATAIVDQGTFYTNPTLQLAPGVVPIPSAAFSETRFEASPLSRVLEQGAPGAAWQLGSGHTQKLDYGTNNVDVNYADTGFAVRLYAANAVITAGQTHERTLSGTGYYGTNQLYLTIGKDENWVTADGKAGTTEEYKDKEGRVVLKRTFNKNGLGTIETLSTYYVYDDLGNLSFVLPPGAAPDGVTVPSQAILNDFCYQYRYDGRKRMIEKKLPGKGWEYMVYNKLDQVVMSQDALQKAAGKWLFSKYDAFGRSIITGIINSVLSRAVWQTDVDGQDTSCALCTLWEVRDDTNISLTGTGYTNRTLPKHNLVEYYYTINYFDSYDFYGNSFSGPSTGESNSVKSLATGSKINLLGAGATQLSTMRLSTSYYDAEGRVLRTKSQHHLIGTDEVFNTWNFAGELKASSRKHTKGSTVTTIANKYEYDHMGRKLATLEQINTGPEVVLSKLNYNEIGQLMKKELHSIDNGVSYLQNTQYGYNERGWLKSSTSGQFSLIMKYNDGATPQYNGNIANQEWGAGTSLTNKFTYGYDKLNRLTSSISTGIVMNEVLSYDVMGNIKTMNRDGAGLGTYNYAGNRLTNISGAPLVTGTYVYDANGNVTTDGRTGVVLTYNVLNLPATAKKTGVDLAYTYDATGNKLKKLSLGVARDYVSGIEYQNGVIEVIHTEEGLARNNSGTYSYEYNLTDHLGNVRFTFNQHPDSKLLRGLQSDNYYAFGKRKVVSAGPNKYLYNGKEVQDELGEQYDYGARFYDPVIGRWNVIDPLAEQGRRWSPYVYAFNDPIRFVDPDGMWPDLPQFFKMTFNILNGLKQLSVASLASSVRAPSEAIFIGRNTHASVAVASLAYGAQRFSASAKLGDNRPGGNQNALRHVLGQALVASVVGSEIAKEAGDAHEGKYKQEKVLENNKEAAAELRNEGEVTVDQSIADSFVDQLNNQTGRDIAKSNPGSSIKELKMKSLEAIRDGKSYIYDINGKTGKATVRPSSMTKKQFEESVKSIR is encoded by the coding sequence TTAAACCGGGTTTTCATATTCCTTTGGGCGACACGGTTCGGATTTATATTGGTACAAATTTCCGGGAATGTGTAGACTTGCTTTCCGTTCCCAGTACTAATCAGAATTATATTTTAACGCGGACCTTTAAAGTTCCTGATGTCAAGACGGATGCTGATCTTAAAGTTCAGCGGAAGGTTTGTGACGAAAACCAAAGCATACAGTACTTTGACGGGCTTGGCCGTCCGCTACAAACGATCAGCGTACAGGGAAGTCCGGCTTTCAGAGATATCGTCCAGCCGGTTGCTTATGATGCTTTTGGGCGGGAAGCTAAAAAATACCTGCCCTATGTTTCTACAGTTGCTGCCAGTAATGGCAGCTTTAAAGCTACAGCAATTGTTGATCAGGGGACGTTTTATACCAACCCAACTTTGCAGCTTGCTCCGGGAGTTGTTCCGATACCCTCAGCTGCTTTTTCAGAAACGAGGTTCGAGGCTTCCCCTTTAAGCCGGGTGCTGGAACAGGGGGCGCCTGGTGCGGCCTGGCAGCTAGGTTCGGGACATACTCAAAAACTGGATTACGGAACAAACAATGTTGATGTAAATTATGCGGATACCGGTTTTGCAGTAAGGCTATACGCTGCCAATGCCGTAATAACAGCTGGGCAGACCCATGAACGTACGCTTTCAGGAACCGGTTATTACGGGACTAACCAGTTGTATTTAACCATTGGTAAGGATGAGAACTGGGTAACCGCCGATGGAAAAGCAGGAACCACGGAAGAATATAAGGATAAAGAAGGCAGGGTGGTACTAAAGCGTACCTTTAATAAAAATGGACTGGGTACTATAGAAACCCTTTCCACTTATTATGTGTACGATGATCTCGGCAACCTGAGCTTTGTACTGCCTCCCGGTGCTGCGCCGGACGGAGTTACAGTTCCATCTCAGGCTATTCTGAATGATTTCTGCTATCAATACCGGTATGATGGAAGAAAACGGATGATTGAAAAGAAACTTCCGGGTAAGGGTTGGGAATATATGGTTTACAATAAACTGGATCAGGTTGTAATGAGTCAGGATGCCCTGCAAAAAGCAGCTGGCAAATGGTTATTCAGTAAATACGATGCGTTTGGCAGATCAATAATAACGGGGATTATCAATAGTGTTTTGTCGAGGGCAGTCTGGCAGACTGATGTTGATGGGCAGGATACCTCATGTGCCCTTTGTACGTTATGGGAAGTCCGTGACGATACCAATATCAGCTTAACGGGTACAGGGTATACCAACCGGACCCTTCCGAAGCATAACCTGGTAGAATACTATTATACGATCAATTATTTTGATAGTTATGATTTCTATGGGAATAGTTTTTCAGGTCCATCAACCGGAGAAAGTAATTCTGTTAAAAGTTTAGCTACGGGAAGCAAAATCAATCTGCTGGGGGCTGGGGCAACACAATTAAGCACCATGCGGTTGAGCACAAGTTATTATGATGCAGAGGGTAGGGTACTCAGGACTAAAAGCCAGCATCATTTAATCGGAACCGATGAAGTGTTTAATACCTGGAATTTTGCAGGTGAATTAAAGGCCAGCAGCAGAAAACATACTAAAGGCAGCACAGTGACTACAATTGCCAACAAATATGAATATGATCATATGGGAAGAAAACTGGCTACCCTTGAGCAGATCAATACCGGTCCGGAGGTGGTATTGAGTAAGCTGAATTATAATGAAATCGGACAGCTGATGAAAAAAGAATTGCACAGTATCGACAATGGGGTAAGTTATCTGCAAAATACCCAATACGGATATAATGAGCGTGGTTGGCTGAAGAGCAGTACTTCCGGTCAGTTCAGCCTGATTATGAAGTACAATGATGGGGCTACACCACAATACAATGGAAACATTGCCAATCAGGAATGGGGAGCAGGAACCAGTTTAACAAATAAATTTACCTATGGTTATGATAAATTAAACCGGCTAACCAGCAGCATTAGTACGGGAATTGTGATGAATGAGGTGCTGAGTTATGATGTGATGGGGAACATCAAGACGATGAACCGGGATGGGGCGGGTCTTGGAACTTACAACTATGCAGGTAACCGTTTGACGAATATTAGCGGAGCTCCGCTGGTTACCGGAACTTATGTTTATGATGCGAATGGAAATGTGACCACTGATGGACGGACGGGCGTGGTTCTAACTTACAATGTACTGAACCTTCCGGCTACTGCAAAAAAGACAGGAGTAGACCTGGCTTATACTTATGATGCAACAGGAAATAAATTAAAGAAACTGAGTCTTGGGGTGGCGAGAGATTATGTTTCAGGAATAGAATACCAGAATGGGGTAATAGAGGTGATCCATACCGAAGAAGGATTGGCCAGAAACAATTCAGGGACTTATAGTTATGAGTACAACCTGACCGACCATTTAGGGAATGTGAGGTTTACTTTTAACCAACATCCAGATTCAAAGTTACTTCGGGGTTTACAGTCAGATAATTATTATGCATTTGGAAAGCGTAAAGTTGTGAGTGCAGGGCCGAATAAATATCTTTATAACGGAAAGGAGGTTCAGGATGAGTTAGGAGAGCAGTACGATTATGGGGCGAGGTTTTATGACCCGGTGATAGGAAGATGGAATGTGATAGATCCGCTTGCAGAACAAGGTAGACGGTGGTCTCCATATGTATATGCATTTAATGATCCAATAAGATTTGTAGACCCTGATGGAATGTGGCCAGATCTCCCCCAGTTTTTTAAAATGACTTTTAATATTTTAAATGGATTAAAACAACTATCGGTAGCATCTTTAGCTAGCTCGGTTCGGGCTCCGTCTGAAGCCATTTTTATAGGAAGAAATACTCACGCATCTGTGGCAGTCGCAAGTTTGGCCTATGGTGCTCAACGGTTTTCAGCTTCAGCAAAGCTGGGAGATAACAGACCAGGTGGGAATCAAAATGCTTTAAGACATGTTTTAGGCCAAGCCTTAGTAGCGTCGGTAGTTGGAAGTGAAATTGCAAAAGAGGCTGGAGATGCACATGAAGGGAAATATAAGCAGGAAAAGGTTCTGGAAAATAATAAAGAAGCAGCTGCTGAATTGCGAAATGAAGGAGAAGTGACAGTAGACCAATCAATAGCTGACTCATTCGTCGACCAATTGAATAATCAAACGGGCAGAGATATCGCTAAGTCAAATCCTGGTAGTTCAATTAAAGAACTAAAAATGAAATCACTAGAGGCTATTAGAGATGGTAAATCATATATTTATGATATAAATGGTAAAACCGGTAAAGCAACGGTGAGACCATCTTCTATGACAAAAAAACAATTTGAAGAATCAGTTAAATCAATTCGATAA
- a CDS encoding RagB/SusD family nutrient uptake outer membrane protein encodes MRNQSKYIILAFLSITIFVGGCKKDFLNQAPESSLTNANFWKTESDLKQGVVGAYSSLRGMGTFSYWVFGEMRSDNTTFQYNAPQRGQENRELVDQLLVNSTNTLIQDYWRDCYVAISRCNDVLNNVGRIEMPAAAKSQAIGEVKFLRAFHYFNLVRQFGGVPLRLEAIKSPGEAPSKGRATVDEVYKQIITDLTDAANELPDVASYPASEKGRATKGAANALLGEVYLTQKKYGEALTALRKVTGYSLLSAYKDIFLTTNKNNAESIFEIQYYSTAGTNLSSNFMYQFAPFNSGTAVTNDPGTNLNFNSGWNTPTGDLIAAYEPGDLRKDVSLAEGFTSGPDFVAVPYVKKYNQGFVQPGQTNVNFPVSRYADVLLMIAECLNEQGFAPDGEAFGLLNQIRRRAGLNAKTFDNPIPALKVSSQAAFRIAIDQERKVELAFENHRWYDLVRTGTAIPVLTAHGQREIAKNPSQFPAGSYQPTQNKLLLPIPQREVNLDNLSQNPQ; translated from the coding sequence ATGAGAAATCAATCAAAATATATCATCCTGGCCTTCCTGTCCATAACCATTTTTGTTGGGGGATGTAAAAAAGACTTTTTAAACCAGGCACCGGAATCCAGTTTAACCAATGCCAATTTCTGGAAAACAGAATCAGACCTTAAACAGGGGGTCGTGGGCGCCTATAGTTCCTTACGTGGAATGGGAACATTCAGCTATTGGGTATTTGGCGAAATGCGTTCAGACAATACCACTTTCCAGTACAATGCGCCGCAAAGGGGGCAGGAAAACCGGGAACTCGTGGATCAGTTGCTGGTAAATTCTACCAATACCCTGATTCAGGACTACTGGAGAGATTGCTATGTGGCCATTTCCCGCTGTAACGATGTATTGAACAATGTGGGAAGAATCGAAATGCCGGCAGCCGCTAAAAGTCAGGCGATAGGAGAAGTTAAGTTTCTCCGTGCTTTTCATTATTTCAATCTGGTGAGGCAATTTGGCGGCGTTCCTTTGCGCCTGGAAGCGATCAAATCACCGGGCGAAGCACCTTCAAAAGGAAGAGCTACAGTAGATGAGGTTTACAAACAGATCATTACAGACCTGACAGATGCGGCAAACGAATTACCGGATGTGGCCAGCTACCCTGCTTCGGAAAAAGGAAGAGCAACAAAAGGTGCGGCAAATGCGCTTCTTGGCGAAGTTTACCTGACACAGAAAAAGTATGGAGAGGCATTAACTGCTTTGAGAAAAGTGACCGGATATAGCCTTCTATCAGCTTATAAGGACATTTTCCTGACCACGAACAAGAACAACGCAGAATCTATATTTGAGATACAATATTATTCAACGGCCGGTACAAATTTGTCCAGCAACTTCATGTATCAGTTTGCCCCCTTCAATTCAGGTACAGCTGTAACCAATGATCCTGGAACAAACCTGAACTTTAACAGTGGCTGGAACACGCCTACAGGGGATCTGATTGCTGCTTATGAGCCTGGTGATTTACGTAAAGACGTTTCTCTGGCAGAAGGTTTTACCAGCGGCCCGGACTTTGTGGCGGTGCCTTATGTCAAAAAATACAACCAGGGTTTTGTACAGCCGGGTCAGACCAATGTTAATTTCCCGGTGAGCCGATATGCAGATGTGCTGCTGATGATCGCTGAATGTTTAAATGAACAGGGTTTTGCTCCTGACGGTGAAGCATTTGGCTTGCTAAATCAGATCAGAAGACGTGCAGGTCTTAATGCTAAAACGTTTGATAATCCGATACCTGCATTGAAGGTGAGTAGCCAGGCCGCGTTTAGAATTGCCATTGATCAGGAACGTAAAGTAGAGCTTGCTTTTGAAAATCACCGCTGGTATGACCTTGTCCGGACCGGTACTGCCATACCGGTACTGACTGCCCATGGACAAAGGGAGATTGCTAAAAATCCCAGTCAGTTCCCTGCGGGATCTTATCAGCCTACGCAAAATAAACTATTGCTACCGATCCCACAGCGAGAGGTTAACCTCGATAATTTATCGCAGAACCCTCAATAA
- a CDS encoding IS256 family transposase, whose amino-acid sequence MQAEDFLNDDFLKQFKDGKDFMSFMDQMYKRGVEKMLEWELDSHLGYVKHDKQSKQTDNSRNGYGEKKVKTEHGELDVKVPRDRDSSFDPQILPKQSKLSEGIEKLVVSLYAKGMSNADIEEELRELYDFRLPPSTISTITARVTDDILAWQNRPLDPVYMIVWMDGIVFKVRESNKVINKTIYLAVGLNMEGRKEVLGLWLGKNESSAFWMSVLTDLQTRGVQDILITCTDNLGGFTKTIRSVFPQSTTQICVVHQIRNACKYVVWKVKKPFTEDMKPIYSAPNKQAAEAELTTFELKWGIKYPYAIRSWRINWDDLTAFFEFPLEIRKIIYTTNLIENLNGKIRKYTKNKMSFPTDEAVKKSVYLALMEATKKWTMPIHNWPLIINQFIAIFEQRVKV is encoded by the coding sequence ATGCAAGCAGAAGATTTTTTAAATGACGATTTCCTTAAACAGTTTAAGGACGGCAAAGATTTCATGAGCTTCATGGATCAGATGTATAAACGAGGCGTTGAAAAGATGCTTGAATGGGAGCTTGATTCTCATCTGGGCTATGTTAAGCACGATAAACAAAGCAAACAAACCGATAATTCCCGTAATGGTTATGGTGAAAAGAAGGTAAAAACAGAACATGGAGAACTGGATGTCAAAGTCCCCAGAGACCGGGATTCCAGTTTTGATCCACAGATCCTTCCCAAACAGAGTAAACTCTCAGAAGGCATAGAAAAGTTGGTAGTTTCTTTATATGCCAAGGGGATGTCCAATGCCGACATTGAAGAAGAACTTCGTGAGTTATATGACTTTCGTTTACCACCCTCTACCATTTCGACCATAACAGCAAGAGTAACTGATGATATTTTAGCCTGGCAGAATCGCCCACTTGATCCGGTATATATGATTGTGTGGATGGATGGCATTGTTTTCAAAGTAAGAGAAAGTAATAAGGTCATCAATAAAACGATCTATCTGGCTGTTGGACTTAATATGGAAGGCCGTAAGGAAGTATTGGGGCTATGGCTGGGAAAGAATGAAAGTAGTGCTTTTTGGATGAGTGTGCTCACTGATTTGCAGACCAGAGGTGTTCAGGATATTCTGATCACATGCACCGATAACCTGGGTGGCTTTACTAAGACCATCCGTTCTGTATTTCCGCAATCTACCACTCAGATTTGTGTGGTTCATCAGATTCGTAATGCCTGCAAGTATGTGGTATGGAAGGTAAAAAAGCCATTTACGGAAGATATGAAGCCCATTTATTCAGCTCCCAATAAGCAGGCAGCAGAAGCTGAACTCACAACATTTGAGTTAAAATGGGGAATAAAATATCCTTATGCGATCCGAAGCTGGCGGATAAACTGGGATGACCTGACGGCATTTTTTGAGTTCCCCCTGGAAATCAGGAAAATCATTTATACAACTAATTTAATTGAAAATTTGAATGGAAAGATCAGAAAATACACCAAAAATAAAATGTCTTTTCCAACCGATGAGGCTGTGAAAAAATCTGTTTACCTGGCCTTAATGGAAGCCACTAAAAAGTGGACGATGCCCATTCATAACTGGCCGTTGATTATAAATCAGTTTATTGCTATTTTTGAACAAAGGGTTAAGGTCTGA